Proteins encoded in a region of the Drosophila sechellia strain sech25 chromosome 2L, ASM438219v1, whole genome shotgun sequence genome:
- the LOC6611938 gene encoding stress-activated protein kinase JNK yields the protein MTTAQHQHYTVEVGDTNFTIHSRYINLRPIGSGAQGIVCAAYDTITQQNVAIKKLSRPFQNVTHAKRAYREFKLMKLVNHKNIIGLLNAFTPQRNLEEFQDVYLVMELMDANLCQVIQMDLDHDRMSYLLYQMLCGIKHLHSAGIIHRDLKPSNIVVKADCTLKILDFGLARTAGTTFMMTPYVVTRYYRAPEVILGMGYTENVDIWSVGCIMGEMIRGGVLFPGTDHIDQWNKIIEQLGTPSPSFMQRLQPTVRNYVENRPRYTGYSFDRLFPDGLFPNDNNQNSRRKASDARNLLSKMLVIDPEQRISVDEALKHEYINVWYDAEEVDAPAPEPYDHSVDEREHTVEQWKELIYEEVMDYEAHNTNNRTR from the exons ATGACGACAGCTCAGCACCAGCACTACACCGTCGAGGTGGGAGACACCAACTTCACCATCCACAGTCGGTACATTAACCTACGGCCCATAGGATCAGGTGCCCAAGGAATAGTATG CGCCGCTTACGATACTATCACCCAGCAAAATGTGGCGATTAAGAAACTATCTCGACCATTCCAAAATGTAACCCATGCCAAGCGAGCATATAGGGAGTTCAAGCTAATGAAGCTTGTTAACCATAAAAAC ATTATTGGCTTACTTAATGCTTTTACGCCGCAAAGGAACTTGGAGGAGTTTCAGGATGTCTACCTGGTCATGGAGCTGATGGACGCTAATCTCTGCCAGGTCATCCAAATGGACCTGGATCACGACAGAATGTCCTATTTGCTTTATCAAATGTTGTGCGGAATAAAACATTTACACTCAGCAGGAATTATCCACAGA GACTTAAAGCCATCCAATATAGTTGTAAAGGCCGACTGCACTCTaaaaattttggatttcgGTCTGGCACGTACTGCAGGAACTACCTTCATGATGACTCCCTATGTGGTCACCCGATATTACAGGGCTCCAGAGGTCATTTTGGGCATGGGATACACAGAGAACGTGGACATATGGTCCGTCGGTTGCATCATGGGCGAAATGATACGGGGCGGTGTGCTGTTTCCTGGAACGGATCATATAGATCAGTGGAATAAAATTATTG AGCAATTAGGTACACCATCTCCCTCATTTATGCAGCGGTTACAGCCAACCGTCCGAAACTATGTGGAAAATCGTCCTAGATACACTGGATACTCATTTGATAGACTTTTCCCCGATGGCTTGTTTCCAAATGATAATAATCAGAATAGCCGCCGGAAGGCTTCTGACGCTAGAAATCTTCTTAGTAAAATGCTAGTCATTGATCCAGAGCAGCGGATATCTGTGGACGAGGCTTTGAAGCATGAATATATTAACGTGTGGTATGATGCTGAGGAAGTGGATGCT CCCGCTCCGGAGCCATATGATCACAGCGTGGACGAGAGGGAACACACTGTGGAGCAGTGGAAGGAGCTAATCTATGAGGAAGTCATGGACTACGAAGCACACAACACAAATAATAGAACGCGGTAG
- the LOC6611939 gene encoding phospholipid phosphatase 6, whose product MRTSSPVLKYLLEKDVQVSKHFVIAVSNLSFFKSLRIHSRFLEISCDGIAWFVSWIAFIWLLSSKSLYQMQVNMLFGLILDVVIVAVLKALVRRRRPVASKDMLTIGPDKFSFPSGHASRAFFVLLFFAKLYPLHIIFLMPVTAWAVSVAISRLILQRHYVLDICAGAAIGVLEALIVGLLWISEETAFSIVGFVTEETVDSME is encoded by the exons ATGAGGACG TCATCACCAGTACTTAAATACCTCTTGGAGAAGGATGTACAGGTGTCGAAGCATTTCGTGATAGCCGTCTCCAACCTGTCGTTCTTCAAATCTCTGCGAATCCACAGCAGATTTCTGGAGATATCCTGCGATGGAATCGCTTGGTTCGTCTCATGGATCGCCTTCATCTGGTTGCTCAGCTCGAAGAGCTTGTACCAAATGCAAGTCAATATGCTCTTCGGCCTAATACTCGATGTAGTGATCGTGGCCGTGCTGAAGGCGCTGGTTCGACGTAGGCGACCGGTGGCCAGCAAGGATATGCTGACCATTGGACCCGATAAGTTCAGCTTTCCCTCAGGTCACGCCTCCCGTGCGTTCTTCGTGCTCCTGTTCTTCGCCAAGCTGTACCCGCTCCACATCATATTCCTAATGCCGGTCACAGCTTGGGCTGTAAGCGTGGCCATCTCACGGCTCATCCTCCAGCGTCATTATGTTTTGGATATCTGCGCCGGTGCTGCCATCGGAGTGTTGGAGGCACTAATCGTGGGGCTTCTGTGGATCAGCGAAGAAACTGCATTTAGCATTGTGGGCTTTGTTACCGAGGAAACTGTCGATAGCATGGAGTAA